In Maridesulfovibrio sp., the following proteins share a genomic window:
- the asnB gene encoding asparagine synthase (glutamine-hydrolyzing): MCGIAGFIDLSRSSDAKRLERIARKMGDAQNMRGPDGSGQWTDPDWGVSLDHRRLAIIDLTKEGVQPMHSRSGRFVTVYNGEIYNYRDLRAELEQDEGFPGWRGHSDTEVMLEAMEQWGFENALNSFSGMFAIAVWDRQEHCLLLARDRMGEKPLYYSRQGDNFMFGSELKSLMGYKKYFKRAVDRDALAAYLRYCYVPAPRTIFKNTFCLMPGTWTCLYPDGKLMEPRPYWSLLDCAREARNKIFTAPDEAIIETLEDLLLKVIEREMISDVPLGAFLSGGVDSSLIVALMQQCALAPVKTFTIGFDDEAYNEAENAKAVASYIGTEHTELYVTPKDALNIIPQIPQIWDQPFSDSSQIPTHLVSRMTREHVTVALSGDGGDELFAGYNRHARGCSLWNNLKNIPAPLRKILSGWMSAIPPHSWDKVFKMYGPLLPSSLQMRLPGQKIHKLAAVMGAASAEEYYRDLTSIWLNPDQVTRKAHEFQGPFQNTNRQPSQEDLTGWMQFMDTANYLPDDILTKVDRAAMAVSLETRAPFLDHEIVEFSQRLPMHLRITGGQGKHALRRILYKYVPQEMIERPKMGFGVPIDSWLRGPLREWAEELLHPERLDSEGYFNTGQVRLAWNEHLAGIKDNQYKIWSILMFQSWCEHWEI, encoded by the coding sequence ATGTGTGGAATAGCAGGTTTTATTGATCTCAGCCGGTCATCTGATGCCAAGCGTCTGGAACGTATAGCCCGCAAGATGGGTGACGCCCAGAACATGCGCGGACCGGACGGTTCCGGGCAATGGACCGATCCGGATTGGGGCGTGAGCCTTGATCACCGCCGCCTTGCCATTATCGACCTGACCAAAGAGGGTGTGCAGCCCATGCATTCCCGGTCCGGCCGTTTTGTTACCGTGTACAACGGAGAAATCTACAATTACCGCGATCTGCGTGCGGAACTAGAACAGGATGAAGGCTTCCCCGGCTGGCGCGGCCATTCCGACACCGAAGTCATGCTTGAAGCTATGGAACAATGGGGCTTTGAAAACGCGCTGAATAGCTTCAGCGGCATGTTCGCCATAGCCGTTTGGGATCGTCAGGAACACTGCCTGCTGCTCGCCCGCGACCGGATGGGCGAGAAACCGCTCTATTACTCCCGTCAGGGAGATAACTTTATGTTTGGCTCTGAGCTGAAATCGCTCATGGGCTACAAAAAATATTTCAAACGCGCGGTCGACCGAGATGCTCTGGCAGCTTACCTGCGTTACTGCTACGTTCCTGCACCTCGCACCATTTTCAAAAACACTTTCTGCCTGATGCCCGGCACATGGACCTGCCTGTACCCGGACGGTAAACTCATGGAACCGCGCCCGTACTGGTCTTTGCTGGACTGCGCGCGAGAAGCCAGAAACAAAATTTTCACCGCCCCGGACGAAGCAATAATTGAAACATTGGAAGATCTGCTGCTCAAAGTTATTGAACGGGAAATGATTTCAGACGTTCCGCTGGGCGCTTTCCTTTCCGGTGGCGTTGATTCTTCACTGATTGTAGCCTTGATGCAGCAATGTGCACTGGCCCCGGTAAAAACATTCACCATCGGCTTTGACGATGAGGCCTACAATGAAGCAGAGAACGCCAAGGCCGTTGCCAGCTACATCGGGACCGAGCATACCGAGCTGTACGTTACACCCAAAGATGCCCTGAACATCATCCCGCAGATTCCACAGATCTGGGACCAGCCTTTTTCCGATTCATCGCAGATTCCCACCCACCTTGTCTCGCGCATGACCCGTGAACATGTAACCGTAGCCCTTTCCGGTGACGGCGGAGACGAACTTTTCGCGGGCTACAACCGCCATGCACGCGGCTGTTCCCTGTGGAATAATCTCAAAAATATCCCGGCTCCCCTGCGTAAGATTCTGTCCGGCTGGATGTCCGCCATCCCGCCACACAGCTGGGACAAAGTTTTCAAAATGTACGGTCCGCTGCTGCCCTCTTCATTGCAGATGCGCTTGCCGGGGCAGAAAATACACAAGCTTGCCGCCGTAATGGGAGCTGCTTCAGCAGAAGAATATTACCGAGACCTGACCTCCATCTGGCTCAATCCGGATCAGGTTACCCGCAAGGCGCACGAATTCCAAGGCCCGTTCCAGAACACCAACCGTCAGCCTTCTCAGGAAGACCTGACCGGATGGATGCAGTTCATGGACACTGCCAACTACCTGCCTGACGATATCCTGACCAAGGTCGACCGGGCAGCCATGGCTGTAAGCCTTGAAACCCGCGCCCCGTTCCTTGATCACGAGATAGTGGAATTTTCCCAGCGTCTGCCCATGCACCTGCGCATAACGGGCGGACAAGGCAAACATGCCTTGCGCCGGATTTTGTACAAATACGTTCCTCAAGAAATGATCGAACGCCCCAAAATGGGTTTCGGTGTTCCAATTGACAGCTGGTTGCGCGGACCGCTGCGCGAATGGGCGGAAGAACTGCTTCATCCTGAAAGACTGGACAGCGAAGGATATTTCAATACCGGACAGGTACGCCTTGCATGGAACGAACATCTGGCCGGAATCAAGGATAACCAGTACAAAATCTGGAGCATACTCATGTTCCAGTCATGGTGCGAGCACTGGGAAATTTGA